The proteins below come from a single Juglans regia cultivar Chandler chromosome 12, Walnut 2.0, whole genome shotgun sequence genomic window:
- the LOC109005932 gene encoding LEC14B homolog, whose amino-acid sequence MGHLEGITFLDSRGDERYLISNGKDQTIKLWDIRKMSSNAMYPVLRDDEWDYRWMDYPPHARTLKHPHDQSLATYRGHSVLRTLIRCYFSPSYSTGQKYIYTGSSDSSVYIYDLVSGAQVARLDNYHDAPVRECSWHPFYPLIVSSSWDGDIARWEFPGSGGRPIPPKQRRSRWRNFY is encoded by the exons ATGGGACATCTTGAAGGCATAACATTCCTCGACAGTCGTGGAGATGAGCGTTATCTTATCTCTAACGGAAAAGACCAGACCATTAAACTCTGGGATATAAGAAAAATGTCCTCTAATGCCATGTA TCCAGTGCTTAGAGATGATGAATGGGATTACAGATGGATGGACTACCCACCTCATGCAAGAACTTTGAAACATCCTCATGATCAGTCATTGGCTACTTATAGAGGCCATTCAGTCTTGCGTACTCTAATTCGTTGTTACTTCTCTCCCTCGTATAg CACTGGTCAGAAGTACATCTACACTGGATCCAGCGATTCTTCTGTTTATATTTATGATCTG GTTAGTGGAGCTCAAGTCGCAAGACTGGACAACTATCACGACGCACCTGTAAGAGAGTGTAGTTGGCACCCGTTCTACCCTCTGATCGTCAGTTCTTCTTGGGATGGTGACATTGCCAGATGGGAGTTTCCTGGAAGTGGTGGTAGACCCATTCCGCCGAAGCAGAGGAGAAGTAGATGGAGAAATTTCTACTGA
- the LOC118344040 gene encoding LEC14B homolog, producing MQTEFLKNVEVTRFNGQNVVQSRRVERMKSQAYVSQFSADGSLFVAGFQESHIRIYNVNRGWKVQKDILTKSLRWTITDTSLSPDQHYLIRVNFNWYFSAFHTMPKFVQILYFLPFFRVASDIFSGMVISLLWSMLVCHPSPVVHIVNVGSPETESLANIMVTGNSRWFGFSGDKDGDKFGIFSVKFSNDGRELVAASSNNSIYVYDLEAKKLSLQIKAHMSDVNTVCFADESGLLIYSGSDDNLCKVWDRRCFITKG from the exons ATGCaaactgaatttttgaagaatGTTGAGGTTACCCGTTTCAACGGTCAAAATGTTGTTCAGTCGAGAAG AGTGGAACGAATGAAAAGCCAGGCTTATGTTTCTCAATTTTCAGCTGATGGTTCTCTTTTTGTTGCTGGATTTCAG GAAAGCCACATTAGGATATATAATGTGAACAGGGGATGGAAAGTTCAGAAGGACATTCTAACAAAAAGCTTGAGATGGACCATTACAGATACATCTTTGTCACCTGATCAGCATTACCTT ATTCGTGTTAATTTCAACTGGTACTTTTCTGCATTTCATACCATGCCCAAGTTTGTGCAAATCTTGTACTTCTTGCCTTTCTTCAGAGTAGCTTCAGATATTTTTTCTGGGATGGTTATATCATTGCTTTG gTCTATGCTTGTATGTCACCCGTCACCTGTCGTACATATTGTTAATGTTGGATCTCCTGAAACAGAATCACTTGCAAACATTATG GTAACTG GAAATTCACGATGGTTTGGATTTTCTGGTGATAAAGATGGTGATAAGTTTGGGATTTTCTCtgtaaaattttcaaatgatgGGAGAGAGCTTGTAGCTGCAAGTAGCAACAATTCCATATATGTTTATGATCTTGAGGCGAAGAAACTGTCCCTCCAAATTAAAGCACACATG TCTGATGTCAACACAGTATGCTTTGCGGATGAATCTGGCCTTCTCATATATTCTGGAAGTGATGATAATCTTTGTAAG GTGTGGGACAGGCGCTGCTTTATCACAAAAGGATAG
- the LOC109005931 gene encoding uncharacterized protein LOC109005931: MASSIARVSFRILMAVLLLLLLFYVGRPLYWKISATIHDIRQNKQTVKQGLSQIVLEAQKSVGWYHDESDSGVHEDRTGSKVGAATSHRILLPKLL, from the exons ATGGCGTCGTCAATAGCTAGGGTTTCCTTCCGCATACTCATGGCGGTCCTTTTGCTTCTCCTTCTCTTCTACGTCGGTCGCCCTCTCTACTGGAAGATCTCCGCCACCATCCACGATATCCGCCAGAACAAACAGACCGTCAAACAAG GTCTTTCCCAGATCGTCCTCGAGGCCCAGAAATCCGTCGGGTGGTACCACGACGAGTCGGACTCGGGTGTCCACGAGGATCGGACCGGGAGCAAGGTCGGCGCCGCGACGAGTCATCGTATTCTCCTGCCTAAGCTTTTGTGA